One Solanum lycopersicum chromosome 2, SLM_r2.1 genomic region harbors:
- the LOC101257237 gene encoding ubiquitin domain-containing protein DSK2b-like, translated as MDGGDTYQTVKDDSGDIAGGGETVTINIRCLNDSKLSVQVSLDSTVGLFKSILSQPTDIPAEEQKVIYNGRILKDDQTLKSCGLEADHTVHLIRGFAAAASASATNVVNPNANQDAPRVAVPTTWGLFVRVGGGPLFSGLGSRGGSFGGGLPDFEQVQQHDSNMMREILNMPLVQDLVNDPEIICNFIMNSPQMREYVNLNPELPHIFNDPAIFLQIWEAARNELMHETIRTIQWSLSHTESSPEEFNVLRHMYENVQEPFLNATSMAGDTRNDSGTNPFVALLGAQEQGRNQSTNPPATVGGAQMNTAPRSNASRNIWGPSPGGLDGIADLQRMLGGIPDASSENQLIGYPSISQIMQHINQIMGLDPNSHPGDMMPNPKLIHQLMSSERMQEYLVQQGLFPYLDQPQSNQEHDQDEADETEYPNAAIEVVRNVVDSTLERAQRNYMLCCFSRSLDYIGFFDSEEALIAVEELEEDSGE; from the exons ATGGACGGAGGTGATACTTATCAAACGGTGAAAGACGATTCCGGCGACATCGCCGGCGGTGGTGAAACGGTCACCATAAACATCCGATGTCTCAACGACTCCAAGTTATCTGTTCAAGTCAGCCTCGATTCCACTGTCGGATTATTCAAGTCCATCCTTTCCCAGCCGACTGATATCCCTGCTGAGGAGCAGAAAGTTATCTATAACGGCCGAATCTTAAAGGATGATCAAACCCTAAAAAGCTGTG GTCTGGAGGCAGACCACACAGTTCATCTTATTCGAGGTTTTGCCGCAGCTGCTTCTGCTAGTGCAACCAATGTTGTAAATCCAAATGCTAATCAGGATGCTCCCAGGGTTGCTGTTCCCACTACATGGGGGCTGTTTGTCAGAGTCGGTGGAGGTCCACTTTTTTCTGGACTTGGAAGTAGAGGTGGTTCGTTTGGAGGTggacttccagattttgagcAGGTCCAGCAACATGACTCCAACATGATGAGAGAGATATTGAATATGCCTCTAGTTCAGGATCTAGTGAATGACCCAGAAATCATCTGCAACTTTATCATGAACAGTCCTCAAATGCGAGAGTATGTGAATCTTAATCCCGAGCTCCCACACATATTCAATGACCCTGCTATATTTCTCCAGATATGGGAGGCTGCACGTAATGAACTCATGCATGAGACGATAAGAACTATTCAATGGTCATTGAGCCACACTGAATCGTCTCCTGAGGAATTTAACGTGCTAAGGCACATGTATGAGAATGTCCAAGAGCCATTTCTGAATGCAACAAGCATGGCTGGAGATACAAGAAATGATTCAGGGACAAACCCGTTCGTGGCTCTTTTGGGAGCCCAGGAACAAGGCAGAAACCAGTCAACTAACCCTCCAGCTACTG TTGGAGGTGCCCAAATGAATACCGCTCCCAGATCAAATGCTTCTAGGAATATTTGGGGACCCTCTCCTGGTGGTTTGGATGGCATAGCAGATTTGCAGCGAATGCTAGGTGGCATACCTGACGCCTCTTCTGAAAATCAGTTAATTGGATACCCATCCATCTCGCAGATAATGCAGCACATAAACcag ATTATGGGGCTCGACCCCAACTCTCATCCTGGGGATATGATGCCAAATCCTAAATTAATTCATCAGTTGATGTCCTCTGAGAGGATGCAG gaaTATCTGGTACAACAAGGGCTATTTCCTTACCTTGATCAGCCACAATCAAACCA AGAACATGATCAGGACGAAGCTGACGAAACAG AATATCCGAACGCGGCAATAGAAGTGGTGAGGAACGTGGTTGATAGTACTCTAGAGAGG GCCCAGAGGAATTATATGCTATGCTGTTTCTCCAGGTCGTTAGACTACATCGGATTCTTTGATAGTGAAGAAGCACTTATTGCCGTGGAGGAACTTGAAGAAGACAGTGGAGAGTAG